GCCCCAATCAGGCCAATGCAGGACCAATATAGGCGAGATCCTGCTGAAGTTCCATACACAATGGATTTTGGGAAGCAGACACTAATCCGCCCGCTTGCAACTACACCTGAGGCCTTACTGCCAGAATACCAGAATGTTTCCCAAGTACCAAAAACAACAACACCTTACGACATCTTTGGTAAAAAACGAATGTGCAGAATGACTTCACTTACTTACATAATGTTTCTGTTTAGTAACCCTAACAAAAATGATGCTACCAGACGTTGCTGGAATCCTGTTGTATGTCGAACCAGTTGCGCGCAAAGTTCCCTCCAAGCAAGGCCGCAAAAGCACTGTTAGGGAGATGGTTATTACTGACCACAGGTAACGCTTGTTGCATTTTTTAAAACATACTGGACATACCGACCTCCCGACTAACTAACACTACCACTTATGGCCCAGTTCTGAACAACCAATTGTAGTCTCAGCTTGGAATGATCTTTCAGAAGACGAATGTGATAAGCTGACTTCCATAGTCGATAAATTACCTGTAATTGGCTTCACAGCTTTACGGGTTTCCAGCTATAAAGGTATAACCTATAACAGTGTCATAAGGCTTATCATGTTCCAATATATCTGCTGTATTAATCTAAGAATCATGCAGGCTTCTCATTAACATGCACCACGTCAACCATAATCAATACAGATCCTACAGGTCCTAAAATTACTGCCCAGATAGAATGGTATGATCTCTTCGGCTCTAAACCTAAAACATTATTTGCCAACTTCATTTTCAGTGCTTAGTTAAACACCACTGACTTACTAATCACAGTTATCTTCTGTAGGGGGGGCCGGAACAGAAACTCCCTGAAAGATTTACAGTCAAAAATTTACCAGCTCAGAGACCCGGACACACCTACACCTCTAATTACGTTGGGTAATCTCACTAAAAAAAAGGTATAAACAATGGCTTGCAAGTGGTCATCTTAAGAAAACAATATGTTATATGTCCACACTTAATATTAAGTTGCCCTTACGTCCACTGTCTTACATTCGATGTCTAATGTGTAATTCGCAACAGGCAAGCAAGACGCTTTAGGACGAGAAGTACAAATTGAACGTCACAGTGCCAAAACCAGACCTGCAGAAAATTAATGCGTACTTAGGCTGTTCAAACTGTGGTAAACGTACTGACTATGCATCTGGAGAATCTTTCAAATGTGAAACATGCACTAAAGATGGAGTTCTGTCAGAGCCAAGGTAGACTACACGCACATTTCCTGTAAATGACACACTCAAAGTGCCTAATGATCAAACTCTTCTATATTAGTAACTTATACAATTTAAACGCAGGATTACATTCAATTGTGAAGTCTCGACGAATCGGACGAGATAGAAATAACAAAGATTCACAACGATGCGATTGCAATGTTCCAGATGTCAGCTGCAGATATATTCCATATGAAACATACGGTACGTTATCGCATTTAAATAGCGTCTGCACTTATAACACTACAGAGCAGTATCCGACATTCATACCAGCTGACCTCTAAACGTGAATAGCAGACAAATGAACAACACCATTTAGGACCCAAACATTACAACTTTAGCTATGTCTTCTCAAACAAACCTGTAACAAACATTTTGAATATCAAAAAAATACCATGTGTCATTGTGGTAGAGCGACTAAATCAGATAAACAAGTAGGTTTGGTTCAGCCAGACATCAATTAACATCAAaacgtcataaaacataaatgcTGACTTAAAAAAACATTACAGATTCAATTCAAGAAAATGTCCTATTTGTAATCTCTAAGTTGAGCTATTGTCCTCTCTTTCAGAATGACAGTATAACCTTCACGAAAGCTTGTGAACCTTTAAAGAATGGGCCCTTGGTAATTGAAGTTTCACCAAAGATTGCGCTATCAAGAAACAATATTTTGCAATGGGCTCTTCGTAAAATTGTTGCAGTTCCATCGCAACACAGAGATGCGTCAGAACAATCAGAAGCTAACACGGACGATCAAAACAGAGATCACAGTTCAAATACTGTACCGATCATGGTCAGTTCAGATCAGCCAGCGTCAGTAGCCAGAAAATTACAATTTGAAGAAACAGGACAGCCCTCTACAAAACTAACCCTGGTTGATATTGCAGTGACTTCCGACTATCCTGCATTACGAAAGCTTCCTGCGTCAGTCGTTACAAGTCCTGAAAACATCCAGTTGCAGTCTGAAGCTCCTACTGAAACTGCCGATAATGAAATTACTCATCCACCTGTCTCTACTAATACGACTAAAGCGCTTTCCATGCCCACAACCCCATTGCTGAAACCACCCAAAGCTGAAAAAACTGCTTCATGCACTCCAGAAACCCCAGCACAGAGCACTCCAAAGCGCCACACTACCAAGCAGGGTTCTGGATCGCCTACCAAGAAAAGGAAAAACACCAGCAGCTCAGCTGCAACCCAGTAGTCCCAGATTCTAACACTTCTAAGCTGTACGTCTGCAGCATATATGTAAATAGTAACTAAGACTGCCTTCTCTACTTATAAAGCCTTGACAGTGCACCTCCTATCCATTTCTAGAAAACGGAATGGTTGTGTAGAGGCTATAGGGCGCCTCTAACATTTTGGGAACACTTTTGCATACATAGCATTGTGTTCCGACCAAAAGCATTCCGATTTTTGCTTTTGGGGTTAAATGTATTATTTTGGACCTATGCTTCCAAAAAATGtccaaaaaaaaataattattgTGTTTAAGTAACTAATTAACGATCCAGTCCAAGTTTCTTTTAtgaattaatcatgtttattgttCCACTTAAATAATCATCTATGCCTAATAATTACAAGATGAAATTTCATAGATAAGCCCTATGAAAGTAATGGTTCCATTTAACGTGTAATTTACTCTCTAAACGTCTGCCAACAAAAACATTTGACATAACTTTCTAAATTGGTCTGCCCTTTCACTGGTATACATCCATACGCTTTACAAACAGACAGAAGAAAGTTAGCATTGTAGCCGgacaagaaaaacaaaaaaaaagtaagaaAACAGTATCAATGGCaccaaaaagaattaaaacatttgacaCTGCACAAACCAGATGATTCGATTGACAGTTGCACCTACATCTAACCAGTCAGTTGGAGACAAACTATATATCTTACCTTCAAAACACAATCCCCTGAATTAAGCAAAAGAAATGTACAACTCAAAAGATAATATTCTCCACAATATCTAAAGAGTGTATGATTAGACCTTATAGAACATGCATACATACAACATAGATAATTCATTAAACAGTATTAATAAAAGATTAAACATATTACATAGAACGATATTACAGTGTTAtacaacaacaaaagaaaaaacAATAATATAGATTCTAATCTCGTTTACTAAACATAAAAGCTCAAATATTGTTCTCAGCTCACCACATACTACACACCCACACCCCCAccaaaaaaaataacataaaagCACTATCATAAAATTCAAAGATCTAACCACATATTGTAGAGGCAGTCTTAGACATCTTGCTCCAGCTTATCCAAGGTACATACATTTTTTTCCCTGTTATTCTTCAAACCAAATCGATAAGGCTAGCAGTCAGTCACAAACAAACTTTTACGTAGTTTACTGCAGAAATACTGAATCTAAAATCCATCTAAACTTATCCACTTTTTTTACCAGACATAGCTGAATAGTAGCTATATTATATGTGCTATATATTGTATCTGTACATCAAAAGATTCATACCAGTATTACTGCTCCAATTCTGAAAAAAAGCAGATCATTATGAGACCTTTGAGGAAACACATTAGGGAACTCTCTGGCACAACTGGTCCGTACACTATTAAAGCACGGGTCATTGATATAACAAATGTGCGTTCAGCAACACCTGGAAGCCCCTTAGAGTACCAAGAAATCACCTTCCAAGATGACGAGGTACATTTCAGATAATTTAAAAAGATTTCCTGATTAACAAAACTATCCTTGATTGCTAAACTATAACAACATTATATATCAGACACCTGCTGTCTTGAGGTACCCAGACAAATGGCATTGTTTGCTAAAAGTCGCAAAATCAAATTAAGATATTGCCTGAATtatatttttttgttgttgttttggtgAACTTCATCCTCTTAAAACTTATACTGTTATGCCGTACGCTGAACAGAATTGTGTATAATTGTTGGTCCTTTACATTTTCCCTGTGCATGACCAATTGTCCCTAGATTTACCTAATCAGAAGCAAAGGTCCTAAAATCAAAGCTTTCATGTTACGCATACTCATATGTACTTTAACTTAACCACATCCAACTACAGTAATAGGAAACGTTCCTGTCCGTGCAGGGTACTATTATGAAGACCTACCTCTTCAATGAATCCTTAGAAGCATTTGAGGATATTATGCAAGAAGGCAACGAATACGACATTGCTAACGCTAGGGTCGAACCAATACGTACAGACACTTCAGGAAGTTCGGGAAATCAAATTTATGAAATTGATTTCAACATCGACACGATTATCCAACGTGTGCCCGAACTAGAAGTTCCTGATATGCCTAATTACGTGTTAATTGGAACTATCCCTAGGATAGTATCACTCGATGTTCGCTACGGTAAGTTACAGTGCCATTAAATATACAAACCAGTTTCAACTAATAATACACATACAATAATAAGTGAAAGAAAAAAAGATACACAagataaaaaataataaatacaTACGCCCAATCCGCCATTTAACTATATCTACAATCCCAGATGTCTTAGGAGTTCTTATATATGTGGACCGACGTTGCAACAATATTAACTACAACTGTAGAACCTCAGATGCTTGTGAGGTTGTAATTGTTGATCACAGGTAAACTTTTAATTGTTGACACCAAACTATGTATACAAAAGCCTATACAAAGTCAAAACTTTACAAACGTCTCTTCCTGCATGTAGTCATCAGCAGGTGATGATGATAACAGCTTGGACAGACTTAGCCATACAAGAATGTGCAGCATTACACTCTGTTGCAGCAACCTTTCCAGTAGTTGGCTTTACAGCTCTGATGCCCTCATACCAGAAAGGTTCAATCTGAAACTTGACACGTAAGTATATAGCAACAAAGAATATTGAAACTTACTTACAACAAATTATGATCTCATATATTGCAGGCTTCTCACTCATAACAACGCATGCATCGTTCATTATCTTAAATCCACAAGTAGAAAAAGCCGACTCACTTAAGACTTGGTAAGCGCGCATTGAATGATTTGGATGACTATATGATATATTTTCTTGCTATATATATACATCTATTTACATTAATACAGGGCTAAGGAAAACGAAAACATGCTTAATGCAAAGAGACAACAGATCTTCGAGTGCCGCCATCCAACGCTCACACGCAAGATAACAACATTTGAAAATCTTCTCCAAAAGAATGTAAGTTCCATAAAAATGTTACCTACATATTACACCGAAACACACTATTAAATGCAACAACCATACTTTATGACATCAACACTCATCACCAACCCAATGAGTGTGCACAAGATATCAATACCGTTGTCAAAGGTATTTATTTTACGAATCATTAGCATTTCTCTCACAAACGCGAATATATAGAAAGTATTGATTAAGAATTGGTACAAATTACAGGCTTACAACACTTTACAAGAGGAATCCTACTGGTTGCACGTTAAGCTGAACAATTTTAGCAAATACGATG
This sequence is a window from Silene latifolia isolate original U9 population chromosome 8, ASM4854445v1, whole genome shotgun sequence. Protein-coding genes within it:
- the LOC141595679 gene encoding replication protein A 70 kDa DNA-binding subunit B-like, whose translation is MRPLRKHIRELSGTTGPYTIKARVIDITNVRSATPGSPLEYQEITFQDDEGTIMKTYLFNESLEAFEDIMQEGNEYDIANARVEPIRTDTSGSSGNQIYEIDFNIDTIIQRVPELEVPDMPNYVLIGTIPRIVSLDVRYDVLGVLIYVDRRCNNINYNCRTSDACEVVIVDHSHQQVMMITAWTDLAIQECAALHSVAATFPVVGFTALMPSYQKGFSLITTHASFIILNPQVEKADSLKTWAKENENMLNAKRQQIFECRHPTLTRKITTFENLLQKNAYNTLQEESYWLHVKLNNFSKYDVHLYLGCSFCGTSGGQSKGSVYTCASCLTANVISIPRMRTTFEAAEASGKYTLTASTTNSEKLVQMEASNLYDMTVQERGNYLEYIEDKILKTHLYVQVIPTTALSRTQKLEWVLQQVCLN